The following are encoded in a window of Streptomyces sp. SAT1 genomic DNA:
- a CDS encoding SchA/CurD-like domain-containing protein: MTAISERVSEPTEQQDSKRVSQSVFDGSRLRVVLLVDVYDGAQQQFLEAYEEMGKQVSSVPGHVSDQLCQSIENPSQWLITSEWESAPPFLAWVNSEEHVRMVQPMHSCIRDTRSLRFHIVRETGGEAGRAAGERRLQTSPRIGDGVLRHALTFTVKPGSEKKVAELLANYESPQARVDDTTKLCRTSLFMHGNRVVRAIEVRGDLLAALRHVARQPEIRAVEEAINPYLEQERDFADQESVRVFFTRAALPAVHHVTRGQDDEGAQRQALSYPARPGMGMRLAELLAQHDERVADDPASPILRSTVFERDDVVVRLIDVRAGLDVDPAAALGLADAAQVSELTTLLDEGAAKKDGDLARLLALARMDLVTDRRSAPDA; encoded by the coding sequence ATGACCGCCATCTCTGAGCGTGTTTCAGAACCCACCGAGCAGCAGGACTCGAAACGTGTCTCCCAGTCCGTCTTCGACGGTTCCCGGCTCCGGGTCGTCCTGCTGGTGGACGTCTACGACGGCGCCCAGCAGCAGTTCCTGGAGGCGTACGAGGAGATGGGCAAGCAGGTCTCGTCCGTCCCCGGGCATGTCAGCGACCAGCTGTGCCAGTCGATCGAGAACCCTTCGCAGTGGCTGATCACCAGCGAGTGGGAGAGCGCGCCGCCGTTCCTCGCCTGGGTGAACAGCGAGGAGCACGTGCGGATGGTGCAGCCGATGCACAGCTGCATCCGTGACACGCGGTCGCTGCGTTTCCACATCGTCCGGGAGACCGGCGGTGAGGCGGGCCGGGCGGCGGGCGAGCGCCGGCTGCAGACGTCGCCGCGCATCGGTGACGGGGTGCTCCGGCACGCGCTGACGTTCACGGTGAAGCCGGGCAGCGAGAAGAAGGTCGCCGAGCTGCTGGCGAACTACGAGTCGCCCCAGGCGCGGGTGGACGACACCACGAAGCTGTGCCGTACGTCGCTGTTCATGCACGGCAACCGGGTGGTGCGGGCCATCGAGGTGCGCGGTGACCTGCTGGCGGCGCTGCGGCACGTGGCGCGGCAGCCGGAGATCCGGGCGGTGGAGGAGGCCATCAACCCGTATCTGGAGCAGGAGCGGGACTTCGCCGACCAGGAGTCGGTGCGGGTGTTCTTCACCCGGGCGGCCCTCCCGGCGGTGCACCACGTGACGCGCGGTCAGGACGACGAGGGGGCGCAGCGGCAGGCGCTGTCGTACCCGGCGCGGCCGGGGATGGGGATGCGGCTGGCGGAGCTGCTGGCCCAGCACGACGAGCGGGTGGCGGACGACCCGGCCAGCCCGATCCTGCGCAGCACGGTCTTCGAGCGGGACGACGTGGTGGTCCGGCTGATCGACGTACGGGCCGGTCTCGACGTGGATCCGGCGGCGGCGCTGGGTCTGGCGGACGCCGCGCAGGTGTCGGAGCTGACGACGCTGCTCGACGAGGGCGCCGCGAAGAAGGACGGCGATCTGGCGCGGCTGCTCGCCCTGGCCCGGATGGACCTCGTCACCGACCGGCGGTCGGCGCCGGACGCCTGA
- the msiK gene encoding diacetylchitobiose ABC transporter ATP-binding protein MsiK, translating to MATVQFDKATRIYPGSEKPAVDALEIDIADGEFLVLVGPSGCGKSTSLRMLAGLEDVNGGAIRIGDRDVTHLPPKDRDIAMVFQNYALYPHMSVADNMGFALKIAGVNKAEIRQKVEEAAKILDLSEYLDRKPKALSGGQRQRVAMGRAIVREPQVFLMDEPLSNLDAKLRVSTRTQIASLQRRLGITTVYVTHDQVEAMTMGDRVAVLKDGLLQQVDSPRNMYDKPANLFVAGFIGSPAMNLVEVPITDGGVKFGNSVVPVNRDALKAASDKGDKTVTVGVRPEHFDVVEHNGGAAASLTKDSADAPAGLAVSVNVVEETGADGYIYGTVEVGGGTKDLVVRVSSRSVPEKGATVHVVPRAGETHVFSTSTGERLSD from the coding sequence ATGGCCACTGTGCAGTTCGACAAGGCGACCCGGATCTACCCGGGTTCCGAGAAGCCCGCCGTCGACGCTCTGGAGATCGACATCGCGGACGGCGAGTTCCTCGTCCTGGTCGGCCCGTCCGGCTGCGGCAAGTCCACCTCGCTGCGGATGCTCGCGGGCCTGGAGGACGTCAACGGCGGTGCGATCCGCATCGGCGACCGTGACGTCACGCACCTGCCGCCCAAGGACCGGGACATCGCCATGGTGTTCCAGAACTACGCGCTCTACCCGCACATGTCGGTCGCCGACAACATGGGCTTCGCGCTCAAGATCGCCGGTGTCAACAAGGCGGAGATCCGGCAGAAGGTCGAGGAGGCCGCGAAGATCCTCGACCTGAGCGAGTACCTGGACCGCAAGCCGAAGGCGCTCTCCGGTGGTCAGCGCCAGCGTGTGGCGATGGGCCGCGCGATCGTGCGTGAGCCGCAGGTGTTCCTCATGGACGAGCCGCTGTCCAACCTGGACGCCAAGCTCCGTGTGTCCACGCGTACGCAGATCGCCTCGCTCCAGCGCCGCCTGGGCATCACCACCGTCTACGTCACCCACGACCAGGTCGAGGCCATGACGATGGGCGACCGGGTCGCGGTGCTCAAGGACGGCCTGCTCCAGCAGGTGGACTCGCCGCGCAACATGTACGACAAGCCCGCGAACCTGTTCGTCGCCGGCTTCATCGGCTCCCCGGCCATGAACCTGGTCGAGGTGCCGATCACCGACGGCGGTGTGAAGTTCGGCAACAGCGTCGTCCCGGTCAACCGCGACGCGCTCAAGGCCGCCTCCGACAAGGGCGACAAGACCGTCACCGTGGGTGTGCGCCCCGAGCACTTCGACGTGGTCGAGCACAACGGCGGCGCGGCCGCCTCCCTGACCAAGGACAGCGCCGACGCCCCGGCCGGCCTCGCCGTCTCGGTGAACGTCGTCGAGGAGACCGGCGCCGACGGCTACATCTACGGCACCGTCGAGGTCGGCGGCGGGACGAAGGACCTGGTCGTCCGCGTCAGCAGCCGCTCGGTCCCGGAGAAGGGCGCCACCGTGCACGTCGTGCCGCGGGCGGGCGAGACCCACGTGTTCTCCACCTCGACCGGCGAGCGCCTGTCGGACTGA
- a CDS encoding cupin domain-containing protein, translating into MIKARPKIVELGETEPNTRRGGDLRAMLTPATVGSTSGFMGVALVQPGDRIGEHYHPYSEEFVYVVCGELEVDLDGEAHPLRPEQGLMIPAYMRHRFRNVGDVEARLVFHLGPLAPRPQLGHVDTEGTAEEAVRVVAGAGEPVPADAAEARS; encoded by the coding sequence GTGATCAAAGCCAGGCCCAAGATCGTGGAACTCGGCGAGACCGAGCCCAACACCCGGCGCGGAGGCGATCTGCGCGCCATGCTGACCCCGGCCACGGTGGGTTCCACCAGCGGCTTCATGGGGGTGGCGCTGGTGCAGCCCGGTGACCGCATCGGTGAGCACTACCACCCGTACTCCGAGGAGTTCGTGTACGTGGTGTGCGGTGAGCTGGAGGTGGACCTGGACGGTGAGGCCCACCCGCTCAGGCCCGAGCAGGGGCTGATGATCCCGGCGTACATGCGGCACCGGTTCCGCAATGTGGGCGATGTGGAGGCGCGGCTCGTCTTCCACCTCGGTCCGCTGGCGCCGCGCCCGCAGCTGGGACATGTCGACACGGAGGGCACCGCGGAGGAGGCGGTGCGGGTCGTGGCCGGGGCCGGGGAGCCGGTGCCGGCGGACGCGGCCGAGGCCCGCTCATGA
- a CDS encoding FAD-dependent oxidoreductase: MHREADHRVPVLIVGGSLVGLSTSLFLGRLGVPHLLVERHSGTSHHPRGRGNNVRTMELLRAAGVEDAVKDAASLLAGNHGILQTPTLVGDAGEWLFKHIDPGGGMARFSPTGWCLCSQNDLEPVLLDSARALGGDLRYSHEMETFEQDADGVTATVRDRATDERYTVRADYLVAADGPRSPVRRRLGIGQSGPGDLFANVSVTFRSKLLADVVGDRRFICCYLTDPEADGALLPVDNKEHWVFHAPWHPERGESLDEFTEERLQRHIRRAIGAPDLDVEITGKASWRAAERVADRYTDGRVLLAGDSVHEMSPTGAFGSNTGIQDAHNLAWKLAAVLGGWAGPGLLDTYDTERRPVATATSARASARSVEHSHPGFAPAPGIGGGKRGGILNVVLGYRYLRGAVIGADPGQDVVPDALRLTGEPGTRAPHLWVRRDGERVSTLDLYERSLVLLSDARSTTDWHTAARRVAETTGIPLVSYRFGTDLTTEAPPAPDTPAPDWAAAHGTTPDGAVLVRPDGFVAWRTRTAAPDSAPEATLRETLTTLLRTP; encoded by the coding sequence ATGCACCGAGAAGCCGACCACCGGGTACCCGTCCTCATCGTCGGCGGCTCCCTGGTGGGCCTGTCCACCTCGCTCTTCCTGGGCCGCCTCGGCGTGCCCCACCTGCTCGTCGAACGGCACTCCGGCACCTCCCACCACCCCCGCGGCCGCGGCAACAACGTGCGCACCATGGAGCTGCTCCGCGCGGCCGGCGTCGAGGACGCCGTCAAGGACGCCGCCTCCCTGCTCGCCGGCAACCACGGCATCCTCCAGACCCCCACCCTCGTCGGCGACGCCGGCGAATGGCTGTTCAAGCACATCGACCCGGGCGGCGGCATGGCCCGCTTCAGCCCCACCGGCTGGTGCCTGTGCAGCCAGAACGACCTCGAACCCGTCCTCCTCGACAGCGCCCGCGCCCTCGGCGGCGACCTGCGCTACTCCCACGAGATGGAGACCTTCGAGCAGGACGCCGACGGAGTCACCGCCACCGTCCGCGACCGCGCCACCGACGAGCGGTACACCGTCCGCGCCGACTACCTCGTCGCCGCCGACGGCCCCCGCAGCCCCGTCCGCCGCCGCCTCGGCATCGGCCAGTCCGGACCCGGCGACCTGTTCGCCAACGTCAGCGTCACCTTCCGCTCCAAACTCCTCGCCGACGTCGTGGGCGACCGCCGCTTCATCTGCTGCTACCTCACCGATCCGGAGGCCGACGGGGCACTGCTCCCCGTCGACAACAAGGAGCACTGGGTCTTCCACGCCCCCTGGCACCCCGAGCGCGGCGAGAGCCTCGACGAGTTCACCGAGGAACGCCTCCAGCGGCACATCCGCCGCGCCATCGGCGCCCCCGACCTGGACGTCGAGATCACCGGCAAGGCGTCCTGGCGCGCCGCCGAACGCGTCGCCGACCGCTACACCGACGGACGCGTCCTGCTCGCCGGCGACTCCGTCCACGAGATGTCGCCCACCGGCGCCTTCGGCTCCAACACCGGCATCCAGGACGCCCACAACCTCGCCTGGAAACTCGCCGCCGTCCTCGGCGGCTGGGCGGGCCCCGGCCTCCTGGACACCTACGACACCGAGCGCCGCCCGGTCGCCACCGCCACCAGCGCCCGCGCCTCCGCCCGCTCCGTCGAGCACAGCCACCCCGGCTTCGCGCCCGCGCCCGGCATCGGCGGCGGCAAGCGCGGCGGCATCCTCAACGTCGTCCTCGGCTACCGCTACCTCCGGGGCGCCGTCATCGGCGCCGACCCCGGCCAGGACGTCGTGCCCGACGCGCTCCGCCTCACCGGCGAGCCCGGCACCCGCGCCCCCCACCTGTGGGTGCGGCGCGACGGCGAGCGCGTCTCCACCCTCGACCTGTACGAACGCTCCCTGGTCCTGCTCAGCGACGCCCGCTCCACCACCGACTGGCACACCGCGGCCCGCCGCGTCGCGGAGACCACCGGCATCCCCCTGGTCTCCTACCGCTTCGGCACCGACCTCACCACCGAAGCCCCGCCCGCCCCGGACACCCCGGCCCCCGACTGGGCCGCCGCCCACGGCACCACCCCCGACGGCGCGGTCCTCGTCCGCCCCGACGGCTTCGTCGCCTGGCGCACCCGGACCGCCGCCCCGGACTCGGCCCCGGAGGCAACCCTGCGCGAAACCCTGACGACCCTCCTGCGCACCCCCTGA